From Canis lupus baileyi chromosome 16, mCanLup2.hap1, whole genome shotgun sequence, a single genomic window includes:
- the ABCC3 gene encoding ATP-binding cassette sub-family C member 3 isoform X1: MDALCGSKFWDSNLSVHTDNPDLTPCFQNSLLAWVPCIYLWAALPCYLFYLQRHNRGYIVLSHLSRLKTALGVLLWCVSWAELFYSFHGLVHGWAPAPISFVTPLLVGVTMLLATLLIQYERLRGVQSSGVLIIFWFLCVVCAIVPFRSKILAATAKGEVSDPFHFTTFYIYFALVLFALILSCFREKPPFFSPQNVDPNPCPEVSAGFLSRLSFWWFTKMAILGYQRPLEEQDLWSLKEDDCSQKVVNRLLEAWKKLQKQAVGHEAAAASGKKASGEDEVLLGGQPRSQQPSFLWALLATFGPSILISMCFKVVQDLLSFINPQLLSILIRFISNPTAPTWWGFLVAGLMFLCSMAQTLVLHQYFHCIFEMALRLRTAITGVIYRKALVITNSAKRESTVGEIVNLMSVDAQRFMDLAPFLNLVWSAPLQIILAIYFLWQNLGPSILAGVAFMVLLIPLNGAVAVKMRAFQVEQMKFKDSRIKLMSEILGGIKVLKLYAWEPSFLEKVEGIREDELRLLRKSAYLQAISTFTWVCTPFLVTLTTLGVYVSVDQNNVLDAEKAFVSVSLFNLLKIPLNMLPQLISNLIQTSVSLKRIQHFLSQDELDLQCVERKTITPGYAVTIDNGTFTWAPDLPPTLHSLDIQVPKGALVAVVGPVGCGKSSLVSALLGEMEKLEGTVCVKGSVAYVPQGAWIQNCTLQENILFGQALDPKRYQQALKTCALLADLEMLPGGDQTEIGEKGINLSGGQRQRVSLARAVYSEADLFLLDDPLSAVDSHVAKHIFDQVIGPEGVLAGKTRVLVTHSISFLPQMDFIIVLADGQVSEVGSYPALLQRNGSFANFLSNYAPDENEENMKDNRTALEDVEDQEVMLIEDTLSNHTDLTDNEPVMYEVQKQFMRQLSVMSSEGEGQGWPVPRRCLGSAGKEVHTAEAKASGALIQEEKAEMGTVKLSVFWDYAKAMGLYSTVAICLLYPGQSAASIGANVWLSAWTNEAMTESQQNNTSMRLGVYAALGILQGLLVMLSAITLTVGSVQAARFLHQALLHNKMRSPQSFFDTTPSGRILNRFSKDIYVIDEVLAPTILMLLNSFYNSVATLVVIVASTPLFTVVALPLAVFYVLVQRFYVATSRQLKRLESISRSPIYSHFSETVTGSSVIRAYGRSQDFKAISDAKVDANQRSCYPYIASNRWLGIRVEFVGNCVVLFAALFAVIGRNSLSPGLVGLSVSYALQITLTLNWMIRMMSDLESNIVAVERVKEYSKTETEAPWVVEGSRPPAGWPLQGEVEFRNYSVRYRPGLELVLKKLSLHVHGGEKVGIVGRTGAGKSSMTLCLFRILEAAEGEIRIDGLNVADIGLHDLRSQLTIIPQDPILFSASLRMNLDPFGYYSEEDLWRALELSHLHTFVSSQPAGLDFQCSEGGENLSVGQRQLVCLARALLRKSRILVLDEATAAIDLETDDFIQATIRTQFESCTVLTIAHRLNTIMDYTRVLVLDKGMIAEFDSPANLIAARGIFYGMARDAGLA; encoded by the exons GACTCCAATCTGTCTGTGCACACCGACAACCCGGACCTCACTCCCTGCTTCCAGAACTCCTTGCTGGCCTGGGTTCCCTGCATCTACCTGTGGGCCGCCCTGCCCTGCTACTTGTTCTACCTGCAGCGCCATAACCGAGGCTACATTGTCCTCTCCCACCTCTCCAGACTCAAGACG GCCTTGGGCGTCCTGCTGTGGTGTGTCTCCTGGGCTGAACTCTTCTACTCCTTCCATGGCCTGGTCCACGGCTGggcccctgcccccatctcctTTGTCACCCCCTTGTTGGTGGGGGTCACCATG CTATTGGCTACCCTGCTGATCCAATATGAGCGGCTGCGGGGGGTACAGTCCTCGGGGGTCCTCATCATCTTCTGGTTTCTGTGTGTGGTCTGTGCCATCGTCCCCTTCCGCTCCAAGATCCTTGCAGCCACGGCAAAg GGCGAGGTCTCAGACCCCTTCCACTTCACCACCTTCTACATCTACTTCGCCCTGGTGCTCTTTGCTCTCATCCTGTCCTGCTTCCGGGAGAAGCCACCATTTTTCTCCCCACAGAATGTCGACCCT AATCCCTGCCCAGAAGTCAGCGCTGGCTTCCTCTCCCGCCTGTCTTTCTGGTGGTTCACAAA GATGGCCATCCTTGGCTACCAGCGCCCCCTGGAGGAGCAGGACCTCTGGTCTCTGAAAGAGGACGACTGCTCTCAGAAGGTGGTGAACAGGCTACTGGAAGCATGGAAGAAGCTTCAGAAGCAGGCAGTGGG GCATGAGGCGGCGGCGGCCTCTGGGAAGAAAGCATCCGGTGAGGATGAGGTGCTGCTGGGGGGCCAGCCCAGGTCCCAGCAGCCCTCCTTCCTGTGGGCCCTACTGGCTACCTTTGGTCCCAGCATCCTCATCAGCATGTGCTTCAAGGTGGTCCAGGATCTGCTCTCCTTCATCAATCCACAACTGCTCAG CATCCTGATCAGGTTTATATCAAACCCCACGGCCCCCACCTGGTGGGGCTTCCTGGTGGCTGGGCTGATGTTTCTGTGCTCCATGGCGCAGACTCTGGTCTTACACCAGTATTTCCACTGCATCTTTGAGATGGCGTTGAGACTTCGTACGGCCATCACAGGTGTCATCTATAGGAAG GCTCTGGTTATCACCAATTCAGCCAAACGTGAGTCCACCGTGGGAGAAATTGTCAACCTCATGTCTGTGGACGCCCAGCGCTTCATGGACCTTGCTCCCTTCCTCAACCTGGTGTGGTCCGCACCCCTGCAGATCATCCTGGCGATCTACTTCCTCTGGCAG AACCTGGGTCCCTCCATCTTGGCTGGGGTGGCTTTCATGGTCTTGCTGATCCCACTCAATGGAGCTGTGGCCGTGAAGATGCGTGCTTTCCAG GTAGAACAAATGAAGTTCAAGGACTCGCGCATCAAGCTGATGAGTGAGATCCTGGGTGGCATCAAAGTGCTAAAGCTGTATGCCTGGGAGCCCAGTTTCTTGGAGAAGGTGGAGGGTATCCGGGAGGATGAGCTCCGACTGCTGCGCAAGTCTGCCTACCTCCAAGCCATATCCACCTTCACCTGGGTCTGCACCCCCTTCCTG gTGACCCTGACCACCCTTGGTGTATACGTGTCCGTGGACCAAAACAACGTGCTAGATGCTGAGAAGGCCTTTGTGTCCGTGTCCCTGTTCAATCTTTTAAAGATTCCCCTCAACATGCTGCCCCAGTTAATCAGCAACCTGATCCAG ACCAGCGTGTCTCTGAAACGGATCCAGCATTTCCTGAGCCAAGATGAGCTTGATCTCCAGTGTGTGGAAAGAAAGACCATCACCCCAG GCTATGCTGTCACCATAGACAATGGAACGTTCACCTGGGCCCCGGACCTGCCCCCTACCCTGCACAG CCTAGATATCCAGGTGCCAAAAGGGGCACTGGTGGCCGTGGTGGGGCCTGTGGGCTGTGGGAAGTCCTCCCTGGTGTCTGCCCTGCTGGGagagatggagaaactggaagGCACAGTGTGTGTGAAG GGCTCCGTGGCCTATGTGCCTCAAGGGGCATGGATCCAGAACTGTACTCTTCAGGAGAACATACTGTTTGGCCAAGCTCTGGACCCCAAGCGCTACCAACAGGCTCTGAAAACGTGTGCCTTGCTAGCTGACCTGGAGATGctgcccggtggggaccagacaGAGATTGGAGAGAAG GGCATTAACCTGTCTGGGGGCCAGCGACAGCGGGTCAGTCTGGCCCGAGCTGTTTACAGTGAAGCTGATCTTTTTTTGCTGGATGACCCCCTGTCAGCTGTGGACTCTCATGTGGCCAAGCATATCTTTGACCAAGTCATTGGGCCAGAAGGTGTGCTGGCAGGCAAG ACACGGGTGCTGGTGACACACAGCATCAGCTTCCTGCCCCAGATGGACTTCATCATAGTGCTGGCTGACGGGCAGGTTTCTGAGGTGGGCTCCTACCCAGCCCTGCTGCAGCGCAATGGCTCCTTTGCCAACTTCCTCTCCAACTATGCTCCTGATGAGAACGAGGAGAACATGAAGGACAACAGAACTG CCTTGGAGGACGTGGAGGATCAGGAGGTGATGCTGATTGAAGACACGCTGAGCAATCACACAGACCTGACGGATAACGAGCCAGTCATGTATGAGGTCCAGAAGCAGTTTATGAG ACAGCTGAGTGTCATGTCCTCGGAAGGCGAGGGCCAGGGCTGGCCTGTTCCCCGGAGATGCCTGGGTTCAGCAGGGAAGGAAGTGCATACAGCAGAGGCGAAGGCGAGCGGGGCGCTGATCCAGGAGGAAAAGGCAGAGATGGGCACT GTGAAGCTGAGTGTATTCTGGGATTACGCCAAGGCCATGGGGCTCTATAGCACAGTGGCCATCTGTCTTCTATACCCGGGTCAAAGTGCGGCTTCCATTGGGGCCAACGTGTGGCTCAGTGCCTGGACCAATGAGGCTATGACGGAGAGCCAACAGAATAACACCTCCATGAGGCTGGGTGTCTACGCTGCCTTGGGAATTCTGCAAG GGCTTCTGGTGATGCTGTCAGCCATCACGCTGACGGTGGGCAGCGTCCAGGCTGCGCGCTTCCTTCACCAGGCGCTGCTGCACAACAAGATGCGCTCGCCACAGTCCTTCTTCGATACGACGCCCTCAGGCCGGATCCTCAACCGTTTCTCCAAGGACATCTACGTCATTGATGAGGTTCTGGCCCCCACTATCCTCATGCTGCTGAATTCCTTCTACAACTCCGTCGCCACCCTCGTGGTCATCGTGGCCAGCACGCCGCTCTTCACAGTGGTCGCCCTGCCCCTGGCCGTCTTCTATGTCTTGGTGCAG CGCTTCTATGTGGCTACATCCCGGCAACTGAAGAGGCTGGAATCCATAAGTCGTTCCCCCATTTACTCCCACTTTTCGGAGACAGTGACTGGCTCCAGTGTCATTCGGGCCTATGGCCGCAGCCAAGACTTCAAGGCCATCAGTGATGCTAAGGTGGATGCCAACCAGAGGAGCTGTTACCCCTACATTGCCTCCAACAG GTGGCTGGGGATCCGAGTGGAGTTCGTGGGGAACTGTGTTGTGCTCTTTGCTGCACTCTTTGCTGTGATTGGCAGAAACAGCCTGAGTCCAGGGCTGGTGGGCCTTTCTGTGTCCTATGCACTACAG ATAACATTGACTCTGAACTGGATGATCCGAATGATGTCAGACTTGGAGTCTAACATTGTGGCTGTGGAGAGAGTCAAGGAGTACTCCAAGACGGAGACCGAG GCCCCCTGGGTGGTGGAGGGCAGCCGCCCTCCGGCCGGCTGGCCCCTGCAGGGCGAGGTGGAGTTCCGCAACTACTCCGTGCGCTACCGGCCTGGCCTGGAGCTCGTGCTGAAGAAGCTGAGTCTGCACGTGCACGGGGGTGAGAAG GTGGGGATCGTGGGCCGCACGGGGGCCGGCAAATCGTCCATGACCCTCTGCCTGTTCCGTATCCTGGAGGCGGCCGAGGGTGAAATCCGCATCGACGGCCTCAATGTGGCAGACATCGGCCTCCACGACCTGCGTTCTCAGCTGACCATCATTCCCCAG GACCCCATCCTGTTCTCTGCGTCCCTGCGTATGAACCTGGACCCCTTTGGGTATTACTCAGAGGAAGATCTATGGCGAGCCCTGGAGCTATCCCACCTGCACACCTTTGTGAGCTCACAGCCGGCGGGCCTGGACTTCCAGTgctcagagggaggggagaacCTCAG CGTGGGCCAGCGCCAGCTCGTATGCCTGGCCCGAGCCCTGCTCCGCAAGAGCCGAATCCTGGTTTTAGACGAGGCCACGGCAGCCATCGACCTGGAGACTGACGACTTCATCCAGGCCACCATCCGCACCCAGTTCGAGAGCTGCACGGTGCTGACCATCGCACACCGGCTCAACACCATCATGGACTACACCAG GGTCCTTGTCCTGGACAAAGGGATGATAGCTGAATTTGATTCTCCAGCCAACCTCATTGCAGCCAGAGGCATCTTCTACGGGATGGCCAGAGACGCTGGACTTGCCTAA
- the ABCC3 gene encoding ATP-binding cassette sub-family C member 3 isoform X2, whose product MDALCGSKFWDSNLSVHTDNPDLTPCFQNSLLAWVPCIYLWAALPCYLFYLQRHNRGYIVLSHLSRLKTALGVLLWCVSWAELFYSFHGLVHGWAPAPISFVTPLLVGVTMLLATLLIQYERLRGVQSSGVLIIFWFLCVVCAIVPFRSKILAATAKNPCPEVSAGFLSRLSFWWFTKMAILGYQRPLEEQDLWSLKEDDCSQKVVNRLLEAWKKLQKQAVGHEAAAASGKKASGEDEVLLGGQPRSQQPSFLWALLATFGPSILISMCFKVVQDLLSFINPQLLSILIRFISNPTAPTWWGFLVAGLMFLCSMAQTLVLHQYFHCIFEMALRLRTAITGVIYRKALVITNSAKRESTVGEIVNLMSVDAQRFMDLAPFLNLVWSAPLQIILAIYFLWQNLGPSILAGVAFMVLLIPLNGAVAVKMRAFQVEQMKFKDSRIKLMSEILGGIKVLKLYAWEPSFLEKVEGIREDELRLLRKSAYLQAISTFTWVCTPFLVTLTTLGVYVSVDQNNVLDAEKAFVSVSLFNLLKIPLNMLPQLISNLIQTSVSLKRIQHFLSQDELDLQCVERKTITPGYAVTIDNGTFTWAPDLPPTLHSLDIQVPKGALVAVVGPVGCGKSSLVSALLGEMEKLEGTVCVKGSVAYVPQGAWIQNCTLQENILFGQALDPKRYQQALKTCALLADLEMLPGGDQTEIGEKGINLSGGQRQRVSLARAVYSEADLFLLDDPLSAVDSHVAKHIFDQVIGPEGVLAGKTRVLVTHSISFLPQMDFIIVLADGQVSEVGSYPALLQRNGSFANFLSNYAPDENEENMKDNRTALEDVEDQEVMLIEDTLSNHTDLTDNEPVMYEVQKQFMRQLSVMSSEGEGQGWPVPRRCLGSAGKEVHTAEAKASGALIQEEKAEMGTVKLSVFWDYAKAMGLYSTVAICLLYPGQSAASIGANVWLSAWTNEAMTESQQNNTSMRLGVYAALGILQGLLVMLSAITLTVGSVQAARFLHQALLHNKMRSPQSFFDTTPSGRILNRFSKDIYVIDEVLAPTILMLLNSFYNSVATLVVIVASTPLFTVVALPLAVFYVLVQRFYVATSRQLKRLESISRSPIYSHFSETVTGSSVIRAYGRSQDFKAISDAKVDANQRSCYPYIASNRWLGIRVEFVGNCVVLFAALFAVIGRNSLSPGLVGLSVSYALQITLTLNWMIRMMSDLESNIVAVERVKEYSKTETEAPWVVEGSRPPAGWPLQGEVEFRNYSVRYRPGLELVLKKLSLHVHGGEKVGIVGRTGAGKSSMTLCLFRILEAAEGEIRIDGLNVADIGLHDLRSQLTIIPQDPILFSASLRMNLDPFGYYSEEDLWRALELSHLHTFVSSQPAGLDFQCSEGGENLSVGQRQLVCLARALLRKSRILVLDEATAAIDLETDDFIQATIRTQFESCTVLTIAHRLNTIMDYTRVLVLDKGMIAEFDSPANLIAARGIFYGMARDAGLA is encoded by the exons GACTCCAATCTGTCTGTGCACACCGACAACCCGGACCTCACTCCCTGCTTCCAGAACTCCTTGCTGGCCTGGGTTCCCTGCATCTACCTGTGGGCCGCCCTGCCCTGCTACTTGTTCTACCTGCAGCGCCATAACCGAGGCTACATTGTCCTCTCCCACCTCTCCAGACTCAAGACG GCCTTGGGCGTCCTGCTGTGGTGTGTCTCCTGGGCTGAACTCTTCTACTCCTTCCATGGCCTGGTCCACGGCTGggcccctgcccccatctcctTTGTCACCCCCTTGTTGGTGGGGGTCACCATG CTATTGGCTACCCTGCTGATCCAATATGAGCGGCTGCGGGGGGTACAGTCCTCGGGGGTCCTCATCATCTTCTGGTTTCTGTGTGTGGTCTGTGCCATCGTCCCCTTCCGCTCCAAGATCCTTGCAGCCACGGCAAAg AATCCCTGCCCAGAAGTCAGCGCTGGCTTCCTCTCCCGCCTGTCTTTCTGGTGGTTCACAAA GATGGCCATCCTTGGCTACCAGCGCCCCCTGGAGGAGCAGGACCTCTGGTCTCTGAAAGAGGACGACTGCTCTCAGAAGGTGGTGAACAGGCTACTGGAAGCATGGAAGAAGCTTCAGAAGCAGGCAGTGGG GCATGAGGCGGCGGCGGCCTCTGGGAAGAAAGCATCCGGTGAGGATGAGGTGCTGCTGGGGGGCCAGCCCAGGTCCCAGCAGCCCTCCTTCCTGTGGGCCCTACTGGCTACCTTTGGTCCCAGCATCCTCATCAGCATGTGCTTCAAGGTGGTCCAGGATCTGCTCTCCTTCATCAATCCACAACTGCTCAG CATCCTGATCAGGTTTATATCAAACCCCACGGCCCCCACCTGGTGGGGCTTCCTGGTGGCTGGGCTGATGTTTCTGTGCTCCATGGCGCAGACTCTGGTCTTACACCAGTATTTCCACTGCATCTTTGAGATGGCGTTGAGACTTCGTACGGCCATCACAGGTGTCATCTATAGGAAG GCTCTGGTTATCACCAATTCAGCCAAACGTGAGTCCACCGTGGGAGAAATTGTCAACCTCATGTCTGTGGACGCCCAGCGCTTCATGGACCTTGCTCCCTTCCTCAACCTGGTGTGGTCCGCACCCCTGCAGATCATCCTGGCGATCTACTTCCTCTGGCAG AACCTGGGTCCCTCCATCTTGGCTGGGGTGGCTTTCATGGTCTTGCTGATCCCACTCAATGGAGCTGTGGCCGTGAAGATGCGTGCTTTCCAG GTAGAACAAATGAAGTTCAAGGACTCGCGCATCAAGCTGATGAGTGAGATCCTGGGTGGCATCAAAGTGCTAAAGCTGTATGCCTGGGAGCCCAGTTTCTTGGAGAAGGTGGAGGGTATCCGGGAGGATGAGCTCCGACTGCTGCGCAAGTCTGCCTACCTCCAAGCCATATCCACCTTCACCTGGGTCTGCACCCCCTTCCTG gTGACCCTGACCACCCTTGGTGTATACGTGTCCGTGGACCAAAACAACGTGCTAGATGCTGAGAAGGCCTTTGTGTCCGTGTCCCTGTTCAATCTTTTAAAGATTCCCCTCAACATGCTGCCCCAGTTAATCAGCAACCTGATCCAG ACCAGCGTGTCTCTGAAACGGATCCAGCATTTCCTGAGCCAAGATGAGCTTGATCTCCAGTGTGTGGAAAGAAAGACCATCACCCCAG GCTATGCTGTCACCATAGACAATGGAACGTTCACCTGGGCCCCGGACCTGCCCCCTACCCTGCACAG CCTAGATATCCAGGTGCCAAAAGGGGCACTGGTGGCCGTGGTGGGGCCTGTGGGCTGTGGGAAGTCCTCCCTGGTGTCTGCCCTGCTGGGagagatggagaaactggaagGCACAGTGTGTGTGAAG GGCTCCGTGGCCTATGTGCCTCAAGGGGCATGGATCCAGAACTGTACTCTTCAGGAGAACATACTGTTTGGCCAAGCTCTGGACCCCAAGCGCTACCAACAGGCTCTGAAAACGTGTGCCTTGCTAGCTGACCTGGAGATGctgcccggtggggaccagacaGAGATTGGAGAGAAG GGCATTAACCTGTCTGGGGGCCAGCGACAGCGGGTCAGTCTGGCCCGAGCTGTTTACAGTGAAGCTGATCTTTTTTTGCTGGATGACCCCCTGTCAGCTGTGGACTCTCATGTGGCCAAGCATATCTTTGACCAAGTCATTGGGCCAGAAGGTGTGCTGGCAGGCAAG ACACGGGTGCTGGTGACACACAGCATCAGCTTCCTGCCCCAGATGGACTTCATCATAGTGCTGGCTGACGGGCAGGTTTCTGAGGTGGGCTCCTACCCAGCCCTGCTGCAGCGCAATGGCTCCTTTGCCAACTTCCTCTCCAACTATGCTCCTGATGAGAACGAGGAGAACATGAAGGACAACAGAACTG CCTTGGAGGACGTGGAGGATCAGGAGGTGATGCTGATTGAAGACACGCTGAGCAATCACACAGACCTGACGGATAACGAGCCAGTCATGTATGAGGTCCAGAAGCAGTTTATGAG ACAGCTGAGTGTCATGTCCTCGGAAGGCGAGGGCCAGGGCTGGCCTGTTCCCCGGAGATGCCTGGGTTCAGCAGGGAAGGAAGTGCATACAGCAGAGGCGAAGGCGAGCGGGGCGCTGATCCAGGAGGAAAAGGCAGAGATGGGCACT GTGAAGCTGAGTGTATTCTGGGATTACGCCAAGGCCATGGGGCTCTATAGCACAGTGGCCATCTGTCTTCTATACCCGGGTCAAAGTGCGGCTTCCATTGGGGCCAACGTGTGGCTCAGTGCCTGGACCAATGAGGCTATGACGGAGAGCCAACAGAATAACACCTCCATGAGGCTGGGTGTCTACGCTGCCTTGGGAATTCTGCAAG GGCTTCTGGTGATGCTGTCAGCCATCACGCTGACGGTGGGCAGCGTCCAGGCTGCGCGCTTCCTTCACCAGGCGCTGCTGCACAACAAGATGCGCTCGCCACAGTCCTTCTTCGATACGACGCCCTCAGGCCGGATCCTCAACCGTTTCTCCAAGGACATCTACGTCATTGATGAGGTTCTGGCCCCCACTATCCTCATGCTGCTGAATTCCTTCTACAACTCCGTCGCCACCCTCGTGGTCATCGTGGCCAGCACGCCGCTCTTCACAGTGGTCGCCCTGCCCCTGGCCGTCTTCTATGTCTTGGTGCAG CGCTTCTATGTGGCTACATCCCGGCAACTGAAGAGGCTGGAATCCATAAGTCGTTCCCCCATTTACTCCCACTTTTCGGAGACAGTGACTGGCTCCAGTGTCATTCGGGCCTATGGCCGCAGCCAAGACTTCAAGGCCATCAGTGATGCTAAGGTGGATGCCAACCAGAGGAGCTGTTACCCCTACATTGCCTCCAACAG GTGGCTGGGGATCCGAGTGGAGTTCGTGGGGAACTGTGTTGTGCTCTTTGCTGCACTCTTTGCTGTGATTGGCAGAAACAGCCTGAGTCCAGGGCTGGTGGGCCTTTCTGTGTCCTATGCACTACAG ATAACATTGACTCTGAACTGGATGATCCGAATGATGTCAGACTTGGAGTCTAACATTGTGGCTGTGGAGAGAGTCAAGGAGTACTCCAAGACGGAGACCGAG GCCCCCTGGGTGGTGGAGGGCAGCCGCCCTCCGGCCGGCTGGCCCCTGCAGGGCGAGGTGGAGTTCCGCAACTACTCCGTGCGCTACCGGCCTGGCCTGGAGCTCGTGCTGAAGAAGCTGAGTCTGCACGTGCACGGGGGTGAGAAG GTGGGGATCGTGGGCCGCACGGGGGCCGGCAAATCGTCCATGACCCTCTGCCTGTTCCGTATCCTGGAGGCGGCCGAGGGTGAAATCCGCATCGACGGCCTCAATGTGGCAGACATCGGCCTCCACGACCTGCGTTCTCAGCTGACCATCATTCCCCAG GACCCCATCCTGTTCTCTGCGTCCCTGCGTATGAACCTGGACCCCTTTGGGTATTACTCAGAGGAAGATCTATGGCGAGCCCTGGAGCTATCCCACCTGCACACCTTTGTGAGCTCACAGCCGGCGGGCCTGGACTTCCAGTgctcagagggaggggagaacCTCAG CGTGGGCCAGCGCCAGCTCGTATGCCTGGCCCGAGCCCTGCTCCGCAAGAGCCGAATCCTGGTTTTAGACGAGGCCACGGCAGCCATCGACCTGGAGACTGACGACTTCATCCAGGCCACCATCCGCACCCAGTTCGAGAGCTGCACGGTGCTGACCATCGCACACCGGCTCAACACCATCATGGACTACACCAG GGTCCTTGTCCTGGACAAAGGGATGATAGCTGAATTTGATTCTCCAGCCAACCTCATTGCAGCCAGAGGCATCTTCTACGGGATGGCCAGAGACGCTGGACTTGCCTAA